A single Acidaminococcus sp. DNA region contains:
- a CDS encoding EAL domain-containing protein, producing the protein MKNHIEELAKLNEERGNRLDSTSDFWMQAEALQKELLQEGKKAYYIFLDLENFRFINMRGDISEGAHLLQEVSVLIHKAFPDALITRGDSIQFAVVTGVPDVKERLVALHKKALELRSNNQIDLKVGIYAVTSPDVSPITASDYAKAACAHMKQDYQAVYREYDAELHEQLTIDNYVVTHLDDAIRHHDSKVFFQPIVRTLTCRACAAEALARWEDPVYGLLVPGVFIEPLESTQLITKLDLYIAEEVCRMYHNLQIHRDIDLPISLNFSRTDFQRCHVRQRLDQLRARYGVPEHAICVEITERDFGGDDVDALRKQIKDLRDHGYEVWMDDFGSGFSSLSLLKDLDVDLVKFDLRFLVGSGNINRGNFIIGALIAMVKQLGMKTLVEGVETEEQLEYLQSVGCERMQGYLYSKPIPFAELMKLAIWDTDETAENKRYYNAVGCCNMVQAMPESVTRGWNDKQVLPSLPACVVEYREGQLCLLGSNAAFNAREGLQKFRDPEAFNEFLGRAGALFRWNLLRGIKQCEKNHGSATIEVFTHNEFCTLRLDPIARNESNGARAFLMILTSVRSSAFKERQAAVQSIMNGIFSIFDSFFELNLTNQTVHRIKNGMSLTSELERLPLPLFLREWAQQHVYTEDWKRFLEFYDVATLVPRINQSGCGYLSTLFRVTHSERSESNGWQLHLLWLSGESSDIEVHCGTIDLRQPVGVVMPSYAGIPGERESSGIEDKGAAIAPDVL; encoded by the coding sequence ATGAAAAATCATATAGAAGAACTAGCAAAGTTAAATGAAGAGAGAGGCAATCGCCTGGATAGTACCAGTGATTTCTGGATGCAGGCTGAGGCGCTTCAGAAGGAACTGCTGCAGGAAGGAAAGAAAGCCTATTATATTTTCCTCGACCTTGAAAACTTCCGCTTTATCAATATGCGCGGGGATATCAGTGAAGGGGCTCACCTTCTTCAGGAAGTCTCTGTCTTGATTCATAAGGCTTTTCCTGATGCCCTCATTACGAGAGGGGATTCCATCCAGTTTGCCGTGGTGACCGGTGTACCTGACGTGAAAGAACGCCTCGTGGCGCTGCATAAAAAGGCTCTTGAACTGCGCAGCAACAACCAGATCGACCTTAAGGTCGGCATCTATGCCGTCACGAGTCCCGATGTCAGCCCGATTACAGCATCGGACTACGCCAAGGCGGCCTGCGCCCATATGAAGCAGGATTACCAGGCTGTATATCGTGAGTATGACGCCGAACTTCATGAGCAGCTTACGATTGATAACTATGTCGTTACTCATCTGGACGATGCCATCAGGCATCACGATAGCAAGGTCTTTTTTCAGCCCATCGTAAGAACACTTACGTGCAGAGCCTGTGCTGCCGAAGCACTTGCCCGCTGGGAGGATCCTGTCTATGGACTCCTGGTCCCGGGTGTTTTTATCGAACCGCTGGAATCAACGCAGCTTATCACCAAATTAGACCTCTATATTGCGGAAGAAGTCTGCCGCATGTACCACAATCTCCAGATACATCGGGACATTGACCTGCCTATTTCTCTTAATTTTTCCCGTACAGATTTTCAGCGCTGCCATGTCCGTCAAAGATTAGATCAGCTCCGGGCCCGCTACGGCGTGCCGGAGCATGCCATTTGCGTTGAAATTACAGAACGGGATTTTGGCGGGGATGACGTTGATGCTTTGAGAAAACAGATTAAGGATCTCCGTGATCATGGCTACGAAGTCTGGATGGACGATTTCGGAAGCGGTTTCTCGTCTCTGAGCCTCCTTAAGGATCTTGATGTGGATCTTGTGAAGTTTGACCTGCGCTTCCTTGTCGGAAGCGGCAATATCAACCGGGGCAATTTTATCATCGGTGCTCTTATTGCCATGGTAAAGCAGCTCGGTATGAAGACCCTTGTCGAAGGGGTCGAAACGGAGGAACAGCTGGAATATCTTCAGAGTGTAGGCTGCGAACGGATGCAGGGCTACCTCTACAGCAAACCGATTCCCTTTGCTGAACTTATGAAGCTCGCCATCTGGGATACGGATGAAACGGCTGAAAATAAACGTTATTACAATGCGGTCGGCTGCTGCAACATGGTTCAGGCTATGCCTGAATCCGTGACCCGGGGCTGGAACGACAAACAGGTTTTGCCTTCTTTGCCGGCTTGTGTCGTTGAATATCGTGAAGGTCAGTTGTGCCTTCTGGGGTCGAATGCGGCGTTTAATGCCCGTGAGGGACTGCAGAAATTCCGTGACCCTGAGGCTTTCAATGAATTCCTGGGGCGGGCCGGAGCTCTGTTCCGCTGGAATCTGCTCCGCGGAATCAAGCAGTGCGAGAAAAATCACGGCAGCGCAACGATTGAAGTCTTCACTCATAATGAATTCTGCACGCTGCGCCTTGATCCGATTGCCCGCAACGAAAGTAACGGTGCCAGAGCTTTTCTGATGATTCTTACGAGTGTCCGCAGTTCGGCCTTCAAGGAAAGACAAGCAGCTGTCCAAAGTATTATGAACGGGATATTTTCTATCTTTGACAGTTTCTTTGAACTCAATCTTACAAACCAGACCGTTCACCGAATCAAGAATGGCATGAGCCTTACGAGTGAACTCGAACGGCTCCCATTGCCCCTTTTTCTTCGGGAATGGGCACAGCAGCATGTTTATACGGAAGATTGGAAACGCTTTCTCGAGTTTTATGATGTGGCGACACTGGTACCGCGCATCAATCAGTCCGGATGTGGTTATTTGTCGACGCTTTTCCGCGTGACCCACAGCGAACGAAGTGAAAGCAACGGATGGCAGCTCCATCTGCTCTGGCTTTCCGGAGAATCTTCCGACATTGAGGTTCACTGCGGAACCATTGATTTGCGGCAGCCCGTAGGCGTCGTCATGCCCAGTTACGCAGGAATCCCTGGGGAGCGGGAAAGCTCCGGCATTGAGGATAAAGGGGCAGCGATTGCACCGGATGTACTGTGA
- the lnu(C) gene encoding lincosamide nucleotidyltransferase Lnu(C), which produces MVNITDVKQILQFAIDAEIKVFLDGGWGVDALLGYQSRAHNDIDIFVEKNDYQNFIEIMKANGFYEIKMEYTTLNHTVWEDLKNRIIDLHCFEYTDEGEILYDGDCFPVETFSGKGRIEEIEVSCIEPYSQVMFHLGYEFDENDAHDVKLLCETLHIEIPNEYR; this is translated from the coding sequence ATGGTCAATATAACAGATGTAAAACAGATTCTTCAATTTGCAATAGATGCGGAGATTAAAGTCTTTCTTGATGGTGGCTGGGGTGTAGATGCTCTTCTTGGATATCAGTCAAGAGCCCATAATGATATTGACATTTTTGTAGAAAAGAACGATTATCAGAACTTTATAGAAATAATGAAAGCTAATGGCTTTTATGAGATTAAGATGGAATATACAACATTGAACCATACTGTATGGGAAGATTTGAAAAACAGAATTATTGATTTGCATTGTTTTGAATATACGGACGAAGGTGAAATTCTTTATGATGGGGATTGTTTTCCGGTAGAAACTTTTTCGGGTAAAGGAAGAATTGAGGAAATAGAGGTTTCCTGTATTGAACCATATAGTCAAGTAATGTTCCATCTGGGATACGAGTTTGATGAAAATGATGCACATGATGTGAAGTTATTGTGTGAGACACTTCATATCGAAATTCCAAATGAGTATAGATAA
- a CDS encoding GGDEF domain-containing protein, giving the protein MAAQNHIWSRNGVAIDKDFIHDDVINPEEAFQQLMFQFSQHFGGKSIYILEKIGPDNFTMTHEWKVASNTAQELHSVFSSDEVGKRFPGIWEKEVVETSEAYAALLKRYDNVVGLIVFEKEEKKDSRNLLQTVRLMGFFVSTLLYYWKLIERLHTLGYIDVLTGVGNFNSLLSALDHLPDEESLGVIFADVSGLKQVNDNYGHEAGNELLKKVTGSSIRVFPKQHVFRVGGDEFIILEGGIKEDEFSRKVRELRLLMKSRKIDIALGSVWVPEFTMDFSVLKNQADWKMYEEKRSFYQKKGKELPIYQPSSPEEIGLRVNCDIVPSPFFIFEVERDKTDAITDIRIEAVNKAFADLFDMRPDEWTNRSILPLLNAADQPVWSYIHKMANEKENVTFRINSRCLKQEMMASMKMTSRRYGTFVMMPVGDASATMS; this is encoded by the coding sequence ATGGCAGCGCAGAATCACATATGGTCACGGAATGGTGTCGCAATTGACAAAGACTTCATCCATGACGACGTAATCAATCCCGAAGAAGCTTTCCAGCAGCTGATGTTTCAATTCAGCCAGCATTTTGGCGGGAAGAGCATTTATATACTCGAAAAAATAGGTCCCGATAACTTTACCATGACTCATGAATGGAAAGTTGCTTCGAATACGGCGCAGGAGCTTCACAGTGTTTTCTCTTCCGATGAAGTAGGAAAACGCTTTCCCGGTATCTGGGAAAAAGAAGTTGTTGAGACTTCGGAAGCCTATGCAGCGCTTCTCAAGCGATATGACAACGTGGTTGGCCTCATCGTTTTTGAAAAGGAAGAAAAGAAAGATTCCCGGAATCTCCTGCAGACGGTTCGTCTTATGGGCTTTTTCGTTTCCACCCTGCTGTACTACTGGAAGCTTATTGAACGGCTCCATACTTTGGGCTATATAGATGTGCTCACAGGAGTCGGAAATTTCAACAGTCTTTTGTCAGCGTTGGACCATTTGCCCGATGAGGAGAGTCTTGGTGTGATTTTTGCCGATGTGTCGGGGCTTAAGCAAGTCAACGATAATTACGGACATGAAGCAGGCAATGAACTCCTGAAAAAAGTGACAGGAAGTTCGATACGAGTCTTCCCTAAGCAGCATGTGTTCCGCGTCGGCGGCGATGAATTCATTATTCTCGAGGGAGGCATAAAGGAAGACGAATTCTCCAGGAAGGTACGGGAACTTCGCCTTCTCATGAAATCCCGCAAAATCGATATTGCATTGGGATCCGTATGGGTGCCTGAGTTTACCATGGATTTTTCGGTCCTCAAGAATCAGGCGGATTGGAAAATGTATGAAGAAAAGCGTTCCTTCTACCAGAAGAAAGGGAAGGAACTGCCCATTTATCAGCCCAGCAGTCCGGAGGAAATCGGTTTGCGCGTCAATTGCGATATTGTACCTTCACCTTTCTTCATTTTTGAAGTGGAACGGGATAAGACGGATGCCATTACAGATATCCGCATCGAGGCCGTGAACAAGGCCTTTGCGGACTTGTTTGATATGAGACCGGACGAGTGGACCAATCGCTCCATTTTACCGCTCCTTAATGCAGCGGATCAGCCGGTTTGGAGCTACATTCACAAGATGGCCAACGAGAAGGAAAACGTGACATTCCGTATCAATAGCCGGTGCCTCAAGCAGGAAATGATGGCTTCCATGAAGATGACGTCCCGACGTTATGGAACTTTTGTTATGATGCCTGTCGGGGACGCAAGCGCAACGATGTCATAA